A genome region from Triticum aestivum cultivar Chinese Spring chromosome 2B, IWGSC CS RefSeq v2.1, whole genome shotgun sequence includes the following:
- the LOC123044517 gene encoding uncharacterized protein At4g19900 → MLPRSHSHPARRRSGLGPQLCAVAAALLLLLSLAVLHSRLSSSSPFPLSSSSRSPATDSATTNSTALLADDDDDPVPAALDPDLTLAAVTTAAATEGAAATNPDDDRIDELDVLDEDDSSAITDAADDVPASATAASFLWDHAAGVARLPFRLPPAGDPPPAGFPHLDSPRRIAAAAFGSDDEPVDLDLRVEISSISGIEDALLLKPASGRSETRLRSGWARWLEGKADYLRRDRMLRSNLEFLNPRNHPLLQDPDSPGLTSLTRGDRMVQRMLISEIEKDSSKNFARRSLKSSDNEHGIGAILKEEPEEVRRWGHFPGIDPHLGFSEFMERFFEHGKCSMRVFMVWNSPQWAYGVRHQRGLESLLLQHPDACVVMLSETLELEAFHEFVKEGHKVAVAVPNLDELLEGTPTHIFASVWYEWRKTVNYPLHYSELVRLAALYRYGGIYLDSDIIVLKPLKSLRNSIGTVKEVSRGSSFSGAVLAFEKQSPFLLECLKEWYSTYDDTLMQWNGAELMTRVIRNHSDSDPNREHLEIQLEPSFTFYPINSTDINRYFSEPNSTAERAQHDALFSRILNYSTTFHFWNSITSSLVPESNSLVERILNHYCLHCLDVL, encoded by the exons ATGCTGCCGCGCTCCCACTCGCACCCGGCGCGGCGGCGCTCCGGCCTCGGCCCGCAGCTCTGCGCCGTCGCCGCggcgctgctcctgctcctctccctcgccgtcctccactcccgcctctcctcctcctcgcccttccccctctcctcctcgTCCCGCTCCCCCGCCACCGACTCCGCCACCACCAACTCCACCGCTCTCCtcgcggacgacgacgacgaccccgTGCCCGCCGCGCTCGACCCCGACCTCACCCTCGCCGCTGTGACCACAGCTGCCGCCACCGAGGGCGCCGCGGCTACCAACCCCGACGACGACCGCATCGACGAGCTCGACGTGCTCGACGAGGACGACTCCTCCGCCATCACCGACGCGGCCGACGACGtgcccgcctccgccaccgccgcgtcCTTCCTCTGGGACCACGCCGCCGGCGTCGCCCGCCTCCCCTTCCGCCTCCCCCCCGCTGGCGACCCCCCGCCCGCGGGGTTCCCCCACTTGGACTCCCCGCGtcggatcgccgccgccgcctttggaTCCGACGACGAGCCTGTGGATCTGGACCTGCGGGTGGAGATCTCGTCCATCAGCGGCATTGAGGACGCGCTGCTCCTCAAGCCCGCCTCCGGCCGTAGCGAGACGCGGCTCCGCTCTGGTTGGGCGCGGTGGCTGGAGGGGAAGGCGGACTACCTCCGGCGCGATCGGATGCTCAGGTCCAACTTGGAGTTCCTCAATCCTCGCAACCACCCTCTGCTCCAGGACCCGGACAGTCCTGGTCTGACTTCACTCACCCGTGGCGACCGCATGGTGCAGCGGATGCTCATCTCAGAAATTGAGAAAGACTCATCCAAGAATTTTGCCCGGCGGAGCCTCAAGTCGTCCGACAATGAGCATGGAATAGGAGCCATTCTGAAGGAGGAGCCGGAAGAAGTTAGGAGGTGGGGACACTTTCCAGGAATTGATCCACATTTGGGGTTCTCAGAGTTCATGGAAAGGTTCTTTGAGCATGGCAAGTGCTCCATGAGGGTGTTCATGGTATGGAACAGCCCTCAGTGGGCGTATGGTGTTCGGCACCAGCGTGGGCTCGAGAGCTTGCTCCTGCAGCATCCTGATGCCTGTGTGGTCATGCTGTCGGAGACCCTGGAGCTGGAGGCCTTCCATGAGTTTGTGAAGGAAGG ACACAAGGTTGCAGTTGCAGTGCCAAATCTTGATGAACTTTTGGAGGGCACACCAACCCACATTTTTGCATCGGTGTGGTATGAATGGCGGAAAACAGTAAATTACCCCTTGCATTACAGTGAGCTAGTACGCCTTGCTGCTCTTTACAG ATATGGTGGTATATACCTTGACTCTGATATTATTGTACTCAAACCATTGAAATCCCTCCGAAATTCTATTGGTACTGTAAAAGAAGTTTCTAGAGGTTCCAGTTTCAGTGGTGCTGTATTGGCATTTGAAAAACAGAG CCCATTTTTGCTCGAGTGCCTGAAGGAATGGTATTCAACATATGATGATACTCTCATGCAGTGGAATGGTGCTGAACTTATGACAAGAGTAATAAGAAATCATTCTGACAGTGATCCAAATAGGGAGCACCTTGAGATACAGTTGGAACCCTCATTTACATTCTACCCCATAAATTCTACGGATATCAATAG GTACTTCTCTGAACCAAACAGTACGGCTGAAAGAGCACAACATGATGCTCTGTTTTCCAGGATTCTGAACTACTCTACCACTTTCCACTTCTGGAACAGCATTACATCTTCTCTGGTTCCTGAATCCAACAGTCTTGTTGAGAGAATTCTTAACCATTACTGTCTCCATTGCCTTGATGTTCTATAG